From Kitasatospora sp. MAP12-44:
CACTCCGGAGGCGGTCGCGTTCGTGGTGGGCCTGCACCGTACTTTCGAAGGCCGCCGGCAGGAGCTCCTTGCCCGACGAAAGACCCGACGAACGGAGATCGCCCAGGCCGGTCGGCTCGACTTCCTGCCCGAGACCGCCGATGTGCGCGCCGGTGACTGGAAGGTCGCCCCGGCGCCGCGCGCGCTGCAGGACCGCCGGGTGGAGATCACCGGCCCGACCGACCGCAAGATGGTCATCAACGCCCTCAACTCGGGCGCCAAGGTCTGGCTGGCCGACTTCGAGGACGCCACCTCGCCGACCTGGCAGGCCGTGGTCTCCGGTCAGCTCAACCTGATCGACGCCTACGAGGGCCGGATCGACTTCACCTCCGAGCAGGGCAAGGCGTACACCCTCAAGCCCGCCGCCGAACTCGCCACCGTCGTGGTCCGCCCGCGCGGCTGGCACCTGGACGAGAACCACCTGCTGGTGGACGGCGTCCCGGTGGCCGGGGCGTTCTTCGACTTCGGCCTCTACTTCTTCCACAACGCCGCGCGGCTGATCGCCAAGGGTCCCGAGGACCCCAACTCCGGCCCGTACTTCTACCTTCCGAAGACCGAGAGCCACCTTGAGGCGCGGCTCTGGAACGAGGTCTTCAGCTACGCGCAGGAGAAGCTCGGCATCCCGCACGGCACCATCCGGGCGACCGTGCTGATCGAGACGATCACCGCGTCCTTCGAGATGGACGAGATCCTCTACGAGCTGCGCGACCACGCCGCCGGGCTCAACGCCGGCCGCTGGGACTACCTCTTCTCGATCGTCAAGAACTTCCGCGACGCCGGCGAGCAGTACATCCTGCCGGACCGCAACAGCGTCGGCATGACCTCACCGTTCATGGCCGCCTACGCCCGCCTGCTGGTGCAGACCTGCCACAAGCGCGGCGCGCACGCGATCGGCGGGATGGCCGCCTTCATCCCCTCCCGCAAGGACCCCGCGGTCAACGCGGCCGCGCTGGAGAAGGTCAAGGCCGACAAGGACCGCGAGGCCGGCAACGGCTTCGACGGCTCCTGGGTCGCCCACCCCGACCTGGTGCCGGTAGCCCGCGCCTCGTTCGACGCGGTGCTCGGCGCGCGGCCCAACCAGAAGGAGAACCCGGGCTCCAGCGAGCAGGTGACGGGCAGTCAGCTGCTCGACATCGCTGGCTCCGGCGGCGAGTGCACCGAGGCCGGCCTGCAGAACGCCGTCGCCGTCGGCCTGCGCTACAGCGAGGCCTGGCTGCGCGGCCTGGGCGCGGTCGGGATCTTCAACATGATGGAGGACGCCGCGACCGCGGAGATCTCCCGCTCGCAGATCTGGCAGTGGATCCACAACGGCGTGGTGCTGGCCGACAGCGGTGAGAAGGTCACCGCCGAGCTGGTCCGCAGCCTGGTGTCCGCGGAACTGGCCACGCTGCGTACGGAGTTGGGCGACGATGCGTACGAGGCCGGCCGGTGGGCCGAAGCCCGCGAA
This genomic window contains:
- the aceB gene encoding malate synthase A, which encodes MATDNGPVGASPAAPVVTVAGPRVPRAEEVLTPEAVAFVVGLHRTFEGRRQELLARRKTRRTEIAQAGRLDFLPETADVRAGDWKVAPAPRALQDRRVEITGPTDRKMVINALNSGAKVWLADFEDATSPTWQAVVSGQLNLIDAYEGRIDFTSEQGKAYTLKPAAELATVVVRPRGWHLDENHLLVDGVPVAGAFFDFGLYFFHNAARLIAKGPEDPNSGPYFYLPKTESHLEARLWNEVFSYAQEKLGIPHGTIRATVLIETITASFEMDEILYELRDHAAGLNAGRWDYLFSIVKNFRDAGEQYILPDRNSVGMTSPFMAAYARLLVQTCHKRGAHAIGGMAAFIPSRKDPAVNAAALEKVKADKDREAGNGFDGSWVAHPDLVPVARASFDAVLGARPNQKENPGSSEQVTGSQLLDIAGSGGECTEAGLQNAVAVGLRYSEAWLRGLGAVGIFNMMEDAATAEISRSQIWQWIHNGVVLADSGEKVTAELVRSLVSAELATLRTELGDDAYEAGRWAEARELFEQVSLAEDFVDFLTLPGYALLG